The Azospirillum baldaniorum genome contains a region encoding:
- a CDS encoding DUF3261 domain-containing protein: MTMHKGWVALLFLLGACASVPGGGPADPSTPLLAPGEPLALPRPSDLGQSVEAAQLITASRDGQTFVFEGRISVTPERFLLVGVDSLGRRAMTVTWSDAGLEVETAPWLPPALRPGSMLADIVVLYWPEAVVRQALAPAGGTLSADAHRRSVRIGGKEVLHAERSWADGAPWTGTLCYANLAWGYEIEVQSMAASQAAAP; this comes from the coding sequence ATGACCATGCATAAGGGGTGGGTCGCGCTCCTGTTCCTGCTCGGAGCGTGCGCCTCCGTGCCCGGCGGCGGCCCGGCGGACCCAAGCACGCCGCTGCTCGCCCCCGGCGAGCCGCTGGCCCTGCCCCGCCCGTCCGATCTCGGGCAGAGCGTCGAGGCAGCACAGCTCATCACCGCCAGCCGCGACGGCCAGACCTTCGTCTTCGAGGGCCGGATCAGCGTCACGCCGGAGCGCTTCCTGCTGGTCGGTGTGGACAGTCTGGGCCGCCGCGCCATGACCGTCACCTGGAGCGATGCCGGGCTGGAGGTGGAGACCGCACCCTGGCTGCCCCCGGCCCTGCGGCCGGGCAGCATGCTGGCCGACATCGTCGTGCTGTACTGGCCCGAAGCGGTCGTGCGGCAGGCGCTCGCCCCCGCGGGCGGCACGCTGAGCGCCGACGCGCACCGGCGCAGCGTGCGCATCGGCGGCAAGGAGGTGCTGCACGCCGAACGCAGCTGGGCCGACGGCGCGCCGTGGACCGGCACGCTGTGCTACGCCAACCTCGCCTGGGGCTACGAGATCGAGGTGCAGTCCATGGCAGCATCCCAGGCGGCGGCGCCATGA
- a CDS encoding beta-ketoacyl-[acyl-carrier-protein] synthase family protein, translated as MRRPLGLAALGLATPIGTGAGAVADALFAGTRDGLRPRSGFVPGRAVHVGSVDAPLPPVPAGLETYDCRNNRLLLLALEQIRDAVETAAARHGRHRIAVIIGTSTSGMAEAEAGFAAMRRDGAWTGPFHYDQLATGGPGEFAARALDLPGPAYTVATACSSSGKVFASARRLIRSGLCDAAVVGGADTLCGTTLGGFSALEAVSAGLCNPFSANRDGINIGEAAAVFLLTAEDAPVRLLGVGESSDAHHVSAPDPEGHGALAAMRAALDDAGLTPSDIAYVNLHGTATALNDSMEGKAVHALFGDATPCSSTKAMTGHTLGAAGACEAAFLWLALHPAHNPDGRLPPHLWDGAPDPEIPPLNLIGPGATFSGGLPAGPAAMLSNSFAFGGSNVALVLGRGEWR; from the coding sequence ATGAGACGTCCGCTCGGACTTGCCGCCCTGGGCCTCGCCACCCCCATCGGCACCGGGGCGGGCGCGGTCGCCGACGCCTTGTTTGCCGGCACCCGCGACGGCCTGCGCCCGCGCTCCGGCTTCGTGCCCGGCCGCGCCGTGCATGTCGGTTCGGTGGACGCGCCGCTGCCGCCGGTGCCGGCGGGGCTGGAGACCTACGACTGCCGCAACAACCGCCTGCTGCTGCTGGCCCTGGAGCAGATCCGCGACGCCGTCGAAACGGCGGCCGCGCGCCACGGCCGGCACCGGATCGCCGTGATCATCGGCACCAGCACCTCGGGCATGGCCGAGGCGGAGGCCGGCTTCGCGGCGATGCGCCGCGACGGCGCGTGGACGGGTCCGTTCCATTACGACCAGCTCGCCACCGGCGGGCCAGGGGAGTTCGCGGCGCGCGCGCTCGACCTGCCGGGGCCGGCCTACACGGTGGCGACGGCCTGCTCGTCCAGCGGCAAGGTGTTCGCGTCCGCCCGGCGGCTGATCCGCTCCGGCTTGTGCGACGCCGCTGTCGTCGGCGGCGCCGACACGCTGTGCGGCACCACGCTCGGCGGCTTCAGCGCGTTGGAGGCGGTGTCGGCGGGCCTCTGCAATCCCTTCAGCGCCAATCGCGACGGCATCAACATCGGCGAGGCGGCGGCGGTCTTCCTGCTGACCGCGGAGGACGCCCCGGTGCGGCTGCTGGGCGTGGGCGAGAGCTCCGACGCGCACCATGTCAGCGCCCCCGACCCGGAGGGCCACGGCGCCCTCGCCGCCATGCGGGCGGCGTTGGATGACGCCGGGCTGACGCCGTCGGACATCGCCTACGTCAACCTGCACGGCACCGCGACGGCGCTGAACGATTCCATGGAGGGCAAGGCGGTGCACGCGCTGTTCGGCGACGCGACGCCATGCAGCTCCACCAAGGCGATGACCGGCCACACGCTGGGCGCCGCCGGGGCGTGCGAGGCGGCGTTCCTCTGGCTGGCGCTGCATCCGGCCCACAACCCGGACGGGCGGCTGCCCCCGCACCTGTGGGACGGTGCGCCCGACCCGGAGATCCCGCCGCTGAACCTGATCGGCCCCGGCGCCACCTTCTCCGGCGGGCTTCCCGCCGGGCCGGCGGCGATGCTCAGCAACTCCTTCGCGTTCGGCGGCAGCAACGTGGCCCTGGTGCTGGGCCGGGGGGAATGGCGATGA
- a CDS encoding 3-hydroxylacyl-ACP dehydratase: MSACPWPIEDLLPHARPMILLDEAVGRVDGRFVSALTVREGAPFVVTGRGAPAHVAVEWMAQTCGAQVGAEAREAGGDVRLGLLLGTRDFRASVPWFAIGERLEVSVAPVFRDENIGSFDCVVTRAGTGEELAKAQLTVYQPEDTVALLASQGVQVKR, translated from the coding sequence ATGAGCGCGTGTCCGTGGCCCATCGAGGATCTGCTGCCGCACGCACGGCCGATGATCCTGCTGGACGAGGCGGTCGGACGGGTGGACGGCCGCTTCGTGTCGGCCCTGACCGTGCGGGAGGGGGCGCCCTTCGTGGTGACGGGGCGCGGCGCCCCGGCCCATGTCGCCGTGGAGTGGATGGCGCAGACCTGCGGTGCCCAGGTCGGGGCCGAGGCCAGGGAAGCCGGCGGCGACGTCCGCCTCGGGCTGCTGCTGGGCACGCGCGACTTCCGCGCCTCCGTCCCCTGGTTCGCCATCGGCGAGCGGCTGGAGGTGTCGGTGGCGCCGGTCTTCCGGGACGAGAACATCGGGTCTTTTGATTGTGTGGTGACGCGCGCGGGCACCGGGGAGGAGCTGGCGAAGGCCCAGCTCACCGTCTACCAGCCCGAGGATACGGTCGCGCTGCTCGCCAGCCAGGGAGTTCAGGTCAAGCGATGA
- a CDS encoding 3-ketoacyl-ACP reductase FabG2 yields the protein MKKTILVTGASKGIGRAVAERLAADGFAVVVHYGRDAAGGEATLADVRKAGGEGRLLAFDIADRAAARAALEADMEAHGPYWGAVLNAGIARDAAFPAMADDDWDSVLNTNLDGFYNVLKPLVMPMVSARRGGRIVTLSSVSGLIGNRGQVNYSAAKAGIIGATKALAIELAKRNITVNCVAPGIIETQMTDGLPMEEALKLVPMRRAGRPEDVAAVVSFLCSDGAAYVTRQVIAVNGGMV from the coding sequence ATGAAGAAGACGATCCTGGTCACCGGTGCCAGCAAGGGCATCGGCCGCGCGGTCGCGGAACGGCTGGCCGCCGACGGTTTCGCGGTGGTGGTGCATTACGGCCGCGATGCGGCCGGCGGCGAGGCGACGCTGGCCGACGTCCGCAAGGCCGGCGGCGAGGGCCGGCTGCTCGCTTTCGACATCGCCGACCGCGCCGCCGCCCGCGCCGCGCTGGAGGCCGACATGGAGGCGCACGGCCCCTATTGGGGCGCCGTCCTGAACGCCGGCATCGCCCGCGACGCCGCCTTCCCGGCCATGGCGGACGACGATTGGGATTCGGTCCTCAACACCAACCTCGACGGCTTCTACAACGTGCTGAAGCCGCTGGTGATGCCGATGGTCTCGGCCCGCAGGGGCGGACGGATCGTGACGCTGTCGTCGGTGTCGGGGCTGATCGGCAACCGCGGGCAGGTCAATTACAGCGCCGCGAAGGCCGGCATCATCGGCGCCACCAAGGCGCTGGCGATCGAGTTGGCGAAACGGAACATCACGGTGAATTGCGTGGCCCCCGGCATCATCGAAACGCAGATGACCGACGGGCTGCCCATGGAGGAAGCCTTGAAGCTGGTCCCCATGCGCCGGGCCGGACGGCCGGAGGACGTCGCGGCGGTGGTGTCCTTCCTGTGTTCCGACGGGGCGGCGTACGTGACGCGGCAGGTGATCGCGGTGAACGGGGGTATGGTGTGA
- a CDS encoding beta-ketoacyl-ACP synthase, with protein MRRVVVTGMGGVSALGEDWPTIRARMAKGETAVRTMAEWDRFHGINTRLAAPVTGFSVDDRYPRKKTRTMGPVSRMAVYATEKALNDAALLNDPFVRGGRVGIAYGSSFGSPAPVIAFAELMTQGASKTLNATSYIQMMSHTAAVNIGLFYGVTGRIIPTSSACTSGSQAIGYAYEAIKWGKADAMIAGGAEELDVTESAVFDTLFATSTRNDRPHTSPRPYDRDRDGLVIGEGATTLVLEERERALARGANIHAEIVGFACNSDGNHVTQPQAGTMEIALRMALEDAGLSADAIGFVNGHGTATEWGDIAETAATHAVFGPRAPIHSLKSYFGHSLGACGALEAWLGIEMMREGWFAPTANLDHVDERCAELDYIMGEGRRIDTEFLMSNNFAFGGINTSLVFRRA; from the coding sequence ATGCGCAGGGTTGTCGTCACGGGCATGGGCGGGGTGAGCGCGCTGGGCGAGGACTGGCCGACCATCCGCGCCCGCATGGCGAAGGGCGAGACCGCCGTCCGCACCATGGCGGAGTGGGACCGTTTCCACGGGATCAACACGCGCCTCGCCGCCCCGGTGACCGGCTTTTCGGTGGACGACCGCTACCCGCGCAAGAAGACGCGGACCATGGGGCCGGTCTCCCGGATGGCGGTCTACGCCACCGAGAAGGCGCTGAACGACGCGGCCCTGCTGAACGACCCGTTCGTCCGCGGCGGGCGCGTGGGCATCGCCTACGGATCGTCGTTCGGCAGCCCCGCCCCGGTGATCGCCTTCGCCGAGCTGATGACCCAGGGCGCGTCGAAGACCCTCAACGCCACCAGCTACATCCAGATGATGAGCCACACGGCGGCGGTGAACATCGGGTTGTTCTACGGCGTGACCGGCCGCATCATCCCGACCAGCAGCGCCTGCACCTCCGGCAGCCAAGCCATCGGCTACGCCTACGAGGCGATCAAGTGGGGCAAGGCCGACGCCATGATCGCCGGCGGCGCCGAGGAGCTGGACGTGACCGAATCGGCGGTCTTCGACACGCTGTTCGCCACCTCCACCCGCAACGACCGTCCGCACACCAGCCCCCGCCCCTACGACCGCGACCGCGACGGGCTGGTGATCGGCGAAGGCGCCACCACCCTGGTCCTGGAGGAACGCGAGCGCGCGCTTGCCCGCGGGGCCAACATCCACGCGGAGATCGTCGGCTTCGCCTGCAACTCCGACGGCAACCACGTCACCCAGCCGCAGGCCGGGACCATGGAGATCGCCCTGCGCATGGCGTTGGAGGACGCCGGGCTGTCGGCGGACGCCATCGGCTTCGTCAACGGCCACGGCACGGCCACCGAATGGGGCGACATCGCCGAGACCGCCGCGACCCACGCCGTCTTCGGCCCGCGCGCGCCCATCCATTCGCTGAAGAGCTATTTCGGCCATTCGCTGGGCGCCTGCGGCGCTCTGGAAGCGTGGCTGGGCATCGAGATGATGCGCGAGGGCTGGTTCGCTCCCACCGCCAACCTGGACCATGTGGACGAACGCTGCGCCGAGCTGGACTACATCATGGGCGAGGGCCGGCGGATCGACACCGAATTCCTGATGTCCAACAACTTCGCCTTCGGCGGCATCAACACGTCGCTGGTGTTCCGGCGCGCGTAG
- a CDS encoding phytoene desaturase family protein, producing the protein MPTFGGWPAREHEHHAVVVGAGIGGLSAAATLAVRGLKVLVVEAHDRPGGYCSSWLRKVRGRDGSVGRYIFDAGVQDFSGLGPRGPLRRLLDGLGVAQRMDWRRVRHRYVQDGLCLDVPDQPADLVTRLQALFPLEAPGIAAFFAEMGRVYADLYADVDETGGVPMPPATLEAMRSWTARRPDAWRWMHRPYAEMLDTHLRDPRLKALLTTISEYVTDRPELLPVREMAPLFGYYLEGGWYPAGGSQRLAELLCAVVRERGGAVLLRTRAERILTEDGRAAGIATADGTVHRAPLVLANSDVVATLTRLVDPALLPRRYAQRVKGLKRGPTAVLVSLAVEGVPDLPARVFVGAGGLHFGIGNPSAVDPSLAPEGHAAVTMLCLRPEPEAAEWFAAGKAANRQRKEAFADRLVTAAESVLPGLRGRILYRQTASPTTFTRYALADNGAIYGAARGQWCPPNKTPLPGLMLVGAGCQSGPGVEAVVISGMGAANLATGVPAESKVAEAEAAE; encoded by the coding sequence ATGCCGACGTTCGGCGGTTGGCCGGCCAGGGAACACGAGCATCACGCGGTGGTGGTCGGCGCCGGGATCGGCGGGTTGTCGGCCGCGGCGACTCTGGCGGTGCGCGGGCTGAAGGTGCTGGTGGTGGAAGCGCACGACCGGCCGGGAGGCTACTGCTCGTCCTGGCTGCGCAAGGTCCGCGGCCGGGACGGTTCGGTTGGGCGCTACATCTTCGACGCCGGGGTGCAGGATTTCAGCGGGCTGGGACCGCGCGGCCCGCTGCGGCGGCTGCTGGACGGCCTGGGCGTGGCGCAGCGCATGGACTGGCGCCGGGTCCGCCACCGCTATGTGCAGGACGGCCTGTGCCTGGATGTGCCGGACCAGCCGGCCGACCTGGTGACGCGCCTCCAGGCGCTGTTCCCGCTAGAGGCGCCGGGGATCGCCGCCTTCTTCGCGGAGATGGGGCGCGTCTACGCCGATCTCTACGCCGATGTGGACGAGACCGGCGGCGTGCCGATGCCGCCCGCGACGCTGGAGGCCATGCGGTCCTGGACCGCCCGCCGGCCCGACGCTTGGCGTTGGATGCACCGCCCCTACGCCGAGATGCTCGACACCCATCTGCGCGACCCGCGGCTGAAGGCCCTGCTGACCACCATCAGCGAGTACGTCACCGACCGCCCCGAGCTGCTGCCGGTGCGTGAGATGGCCCCGCTGTTCGGCTATTATCTGGAAGGCGGCTGGTACCCGGCCGGCGGCTCTCAGCGGCTGGCGGAACTGCTGTGCGCGGTGGTGCGGGAGCGGGGCGGCGCTGTCCTTCTGCGCACCCGCGCCGAACGCATCCTGACCGAGGACGGCCGGGCCGCCGGCATCGCCACCGCCGACGGAACGGTGCACCGGGCGCCGCTGGTGCTGGCCAATTCCGACGTGGTCGCCACGTTGACGCGGCTGGTGGACCCGGCGTTGCTGCCCAGGCGCTACGCCCAGCGTGTGAAGGGACTGAAGCGCGGCCCCACGGCGGTGCTGGTCAGCCTCGCCGTGGAGGGCGTTCCGGACCTGCCGGCCCGCGTGTTCGTCGGGGCGGGCGGCCTGCATTTCGGCATCGGCAACCCGAGCGCGGTCGATCCGTCCCTGGCCCCCGAGGGCCATGCCGCCGTCACCATGCTCTGCCTGCGGCCCGAACCGGAGGCCGCCGAATGGTTCGCCGCCGGAAAGGCCGCCAACCGCCAGCGCAAGGAAGCCTTCGCCGATCGTCTGGTCACCGCGGCGGAGAGCGTGCTTCCCGGGCTGCGGGGGCGCATCCTCTACCGCCAGACGGCCAGCCCGACGACCTTCACCCGCTACGCGCTCGCCGACAATGGCGCCATCTACGGCGCCGCCCGCGGTCAATGGTGCCCGCCGAACAAGACGCCGCTGCCGGGGCTGATGCTGGTCGGCGCCGGCTGCCAAAGCGGTCCCGGCGTCGAGGCGGTGGTGATCTCCGGCATGGGCGCGGCGAACCTGGCGACGGGGGTCCCGGCGGAGTCCAAGGTGGCGGAGGCCGAAGCGGCGGAGTAG
- a CDS encoding glycosyltransferase family 2 protein, whose translation MSIRACAIIPSHNHHTALGGIVAALRGHGLEVILIDDGSGEPARTAIAALHAPADGVEALRLEVNRGKGGAVMAGLRRAHERGFTHAVQVDADGQHDLAAVADLLSTAAAHPDALVSGRPVYDHSVPRSRLIARWATHVWIWVETLSLRVKDSMCGFRVYPLAPTMAVLDSERIGTRMDFDPEIVVRLFWRGVPLIHIPVRVVYPEGNTSNFNLLRDNVLLTRMHTRLVLTMLLRLPSVLRNRPPASGADAHWSTVGERGAWWGMRLVTLVYRLLGRPGCIALLWPVVSYFYATNAAGRRHSLDFLAQANAAKGRPAPSWWDGLRHHMSFAVKALDTFIAWAAPERTGPIDVDGAEALSRLAAEGRGALLIVSHLGNAELSRARLGTRFEKDINVLLHTRHAVRYNRMIRSVRPDAADHTIQVTDIGPQTAIDLKERVERGEWIAIAGDRTPVEFNGRVSRVPFLGREAAFSQGPYVLAALMGCPVYLLFCLREGQGHRVTFEPFAERIELPRRGKDDALAALAARYAQRLEHHCLRDPLQWYNFFDFWADPKTGPR comes from the coding sequence ATGAGCATCCGGGCCTGCGCCATCATCCCTAGCCACAACCACCACACGGCGCTCGGCGGAATCGTCGCGGCGTTGCGGGGGCATGGGCTGGAGGTCATCCTGATCGATGACGGCAGCGGTGAGCCTGCCCGCACCGCCATCGCGGCGCTGCACGCCCCTGCGGACGGGGTCGAGGCGCTGCGGCTGGAGGTGAACCGGGGCAAGGGCGGCGCCGTCATGGCCGGCCTCCGGCGCGCTCATGAGCGCGGTTTCACCCACGCGGTGCAGGTGGACGCCGACGGGCAGCATGACCTTGCGGCCGTTGCCGACCTCCTGTCCACCGCGGCGGCGCATCCCGATGCGCTGGTCAGCGGCCGGCCGGTCTATGACCACTCCGTTCCCCGCTCGCGGCTGATCGCGCGCTGGGCCACCCATGTGTGGATTTGGGTGGAGACGCTGTCGCTGCGGGTGAAGGACAGCATGTGCGGCTTCCGCGTCTACCCGCTGGCCCCCACCATGGCGGTGCTGGACAGCGAGCGGATCGGCACCCGCATGGACTTCGACCCGGAAATCGTCGTCCGCCTGTTCTGGCGTGGCGTTCCGCTGATCCACATCCCCGTGCGGGTCGTCTATCCCGAGGGAAACACCTCCAACTTCAATCTCCTGCGGGACAACGTGCTGCTGACGCGCATGCACACGCGCCTCGTGCTGACCATGCTCCTGCGCCTGCCCTCGGTGCTGCGCAACCGCCCGCCAGCAAGCGGAGCCGATGCGCACTGGTCGACCGTGGGGGAACGGGGCGCCTGGTGGGGCATGAGGCTGGTGACGCTGGTCTACCGGCTGCTCGGCCGGCCGGGCTGCATCGCGCTCCTGTGGCCGGTGGTCAGCTACTTCTATGCGACCAACGCCGCGGGGCGGCGGCATTCACTGGACTTCCTGGCGCAGGCCAACGCGGCGAAGGGCCGGCCCGCCCCCTCCTGGTGGGACGGGCTGCGTCACCACATGAGCTTCGCCGTCAAGGCGCTCGACACCTTCATCGCCTGGGCCGCCCCGGAGCGCACCGGCCCCATCGACGTCGACGGGGCGGAGGCGCTGAGCCGCCTCGCCGCGGAGGGGCGGGGGGCGCTGCTGATCGTCTCGCACCTGGGCAACGCGGAGTTGTCGCGGGCCCGCCTGGGGACCCGGTTCGAGAAGGACATCAACGTGCTGCTGCACACGCGGCACGCCGTCCGCTACAACCGGATGATCCGCTCCGTCCGTCCCGACGCCGCGGACCACACCATACAGGTCACCGACATCGGCCCGCAGACCGCCATCGATCTCAAGGAGAGGGTGGAGCGTGGCGAGTGGATCGCCATCGCCGGGGACCGCACGCCGGTGGAGTTCAACGGCCGGGTCAGCCGGGTTCCGTTCCTCGGCCGGGAGGCCGCCTTCTCGCAGGGGCCCTACGTGCTGGCGGCGTTGATGGGCTGCCCGGTCTATCTCCTGTTCTGCCTGCGCGAGGGGCAGGGCCACCGCGTCACCTTCGAGCCCTTCGCCGAGCGCATCGAATTGCCGCGGCGCGGGAAGGACGACGCGCTTGCCGCGCTCGCCGCACGCTACGCGCAACGGCTGGAACACCATTGCTTGCGCGATCCATTGCAATGGTACAACTTCTTCGATTTCTGGGCCGACCCGAAGACGGGACCGCGGTGA
- the mepA gene encoding penicillin-insensitive murein endopeptidase translates to MDLSTVALQPPLPSLSAQPIGGYANGCIRGAQTLPPEGLGYQAVNLSRNRNHGHPDTIAFVQELARRAQAERLGRLAIGDISKLYGGRMESGHASHQIGLDVDVWFDLDQPPLVREARERTDFPTMVNRQTQRVLPERFGPRQARLLQLAATSPKVARVFVNPAIKLALCQSEQGDRSWLNAVRPWGGHDSHFHVRMNCPAGSTACVPQAPIPPGDGCGQELLSWFEPPKEAPVPRPPKAIPEPPAACLEVLAGH, encoded by the coding sequence ATGGACCTCAGCACGGTGGCCTTGCAGCCGCCGTTGCCGTCCCTGTCGGCACAGCCGATCGGCGGCTACGCCAACGGCTGCATCCGCGGCGCGCAGACGCTGCCTCCCGAAGGACTCGGCTACCAGGCGGTCAACCTGTCACGGAACCGGAACCACGGGCATCCCGACACCATCGCCTTCGTCCAGGAGCTTGCCCGCCGGGCGCAGGCCGAGCGGTTGGGGCGGCTGGCCATCGGCGACATCTCCAAGCTTTATGGCGGCCGTATGGAAAGCGGGCATGCCAGCCACCAGATCGGCCTCGACGTCGACGTGTGGTTCGATCTCGACCAGCCGCCTCTCGTGCGGGAGGCGCGGGAGCGTACGGACTTTCCGACCATGGTGAACCGGCAGACGCAGCGCGTTCTGCCGGAGCGGTTCGGTCCCCGTCAGGCCCGCCTTCTGCAACTGGCGGCGACGAGCCCGAAGGTCGCGCGGGTGTTCGTGAACCCGGCGATCAAGCTGGCGCTGTGCCAGAGCGAGCAGGGCGACCGCTCCTGGCTGAACGCTGTGCGCCCCTGGGGCGGGCACGACTCGCACTTCCATGTGCGGATGAACTGCCCGGCCGGATCGACGGCCTGCGTCCCGCAAGCCCCCATTCCGCCGGGCGACGGCTGCGGCCAGGAGCTTCTGAGCTGGTTCGAGCCGCCGAAGGAAGCGCCGGTGCCCCGGCCACCCAAAGCCATCCCCGAGCCACCGGCAGCCTGTCTGGAGGTTCTGGCGGGGCATTGA
- a CDS encoding sugar phosphate isomerase/epimerase family protein → MNRRSIHSYTWIPKWSTKDGAYAAERAAAFGYGQLVVPIRDHDSIEPAAIAALCERAGVRPVATSPLQVDNDISSTDPEVHRRGVERHCAALALARDMGADRMGGILYSAFGKASKVPSDANFQAAADGLRIVAERAASYGMLLALEVVNRYESNLINTAEQAVRMVKLIGADNVRIHLDTFHMNIEENDLLGALELAMPHLGYFEIDQNHRGRLTEGSIDFAPMLRRLKAADYRGLIGVEAFSSAVSHPDITAGVASWRNLFDHGDDVARDGQLLLDQHGL, encoded by the coding sequence ATGAACAGACGGTCGATCCACAGCTACACCTGGATCCCGAAATGGTCCACCAAGGACGGCGCCTACGCGGCCGAGCGGGCCGCGGCCTTCGGCTATGGCCAGCTCGTCGTGCCGATCCGCGACCATGACAGCATCGAACCGGCGGCCATCGCCGCGCTCTGCGAGCGGGCGGGGGTCCGCCCCGTCGCGACCTCGCCCCTTCAGGTCGACAACGACATTTCGAGCACGGACCCGGAGGTGCACCGCCGCGGGGTCGAGCGGCATTGCGCGGCGCTCGCCCTGGCGCGCGACATGGGCGCGGACCGCATGGGCGGCATCCTCTACAGCGCCTTCGGCAAGGCGTCGAAGGTGCCGAGCGACGCCAACTTCCAGGCGGCGGCGGACGGCTTGCGGATCGTCGCCGAACGGGCCGCGTCCTACGGGATGCTGCTGGCGCTCGAAGTGGTCAACCGGTACGAGAGCAACCTGATCAACACGGCGGAACAGGCCGTCCGGATGGTCAAGCTGATCGGCGCCGACAACGTCCGCATCCATCTCGACACCTTCCACATGAACATCGAAGAGAACGACCTGCTGGGCGCGCTTGAGCTGGCGATGCCCCATCTCGGCTATTTCGAGATCGACCAGAACCATCGCGGCCGCCTGACGGAGGGGTCCATCGATTTCGCCCCGATGCTGCGCCGGTTGAAGGCGGCCGACTATCGGGGGCTGATCGGCGTCGAAGCCTTCTCCTCCGCCGTGTCGCACCCGGACATCACCGCGGGCGTGGCGTCCTGGCGCAACCTGTTCGACCATGGCGACGACGTGGCGCGCGACGGGCAATTGCTGCTCGATCAACACGGCCTCTGA
- a CDS encoding GntR family transcriptional regulator has protein sequence MKNERLVLERNTLDSVIYKELRKRIISLSFQPGSMIYENAVADEYGVSRTPVRQAFSRLANEGLLSILPQRGAQVSHLSVAKVKEAQFIREALEVSAFGEVARIWNKTADHSAAQSKALSLIEQQRQVVQEKDYVGFTELDVAFHDTVIGVLGNAMLLEMLSDVRTHLTRVRFLELQEAHHEDDAIADHVKLMRSIMANDVAGTQSLLLAHLKMIEAMRDDILKRHDILFE, from the coding sequence GTGAAGAACGAACGGCTGGTGTTGGAACGCAACACGCTGGACAGCGTGATCTACAAGGAGCTGCGGAAGAGGATCATTTCGCTGTCGTTCCAGCCCGGCTCGATGATCTACGAAAACGCCGTCGCCGACGAATACGGCGTCAGCCGGACACCGGTGCGTCAGGCCTTTTCCCGGCTGGCGAACGAAGGGCTGCTGAGCATCCTGCCGCAGCGCGGGGCGCAGGTGTCCCACCTGTCCGTGGCCAAGGTGAAGGAGGCCCAGTTCATCCGGGAGGCGCTGGAGGTGTCGGCGTTCGGCGAGGTGGCGCGCATCTGGAACAAGACCGCCGATCACAGCGCGGCGCAAAGCAAGGCGCTGTCGCTGATCGAGCAGCAGAGACAGGTCGTGCAGGAGAAGGACTATGTCGGTTTCACCGAACTGGACGTGGCGTTCCACGACACCGTCATCGGGGTTCTGGGAAACGCCATGCTGCTGGAGATGCTGAGCGACGTGAGGACGCATCTGACACGGGTGCGCTTCCTCGAGCTTCAGGAGGCCCACCATGAGGACGATGCGATCGCCGACCACGTCAAGCTGATGCGCTCGATCATGGCGAACGACGTCGCGGGAACCCAGTCGCTCCTGCTGGCGCATTTGAAGATGATCGAGGCGATGCGCGACGACATCCTCAAGCGTCACGACATTCTCTTCGAATAG